Proteins encoded by one window of Lycium barbarum isolate Lr01 chromosome 11, ASM1917538v2, whole genome shotgun sequence:
- the LOC132617720 gene encoding uncharacterized protein LOC132617720: MSFTIARIYDYEGLAKCGSNHVVLPRLCMCASKETYLQWEYYMEHIFACNNFWEMEKLEFATRALSLKLRKIVDDYRNPHWVKFNRLLLTWSDLKEELRRIHSITLSQDEANSKSPIRSNKMVKYVIFQEEESSCEQKSDSSSCVTSLTLTEVPKPPKKREDERIKELSEKENYKEERYKIGWSKGVQNGNSREEKGKFQLRKASELSQEKNGDKNKSKSEKNESEGRDVRTKSVLLQELRESKESLSENGSCLSSNLLTLCLSSVFESTLQVSEQAPMRSLEQQRKEIKTLCCQEDSAKFSSATSHVDQGRGSFKEATCGKMAKPNTLCALKAIECEGIVGKSCDNSIFESVVSSPMDESYSPCLGHSLFDSSDAVVDENSFMSNVHYASNLLVVAMEGDMTNLISQGFKLCDNPLWDDNKDEFAVYFCPLWDTNEGRKDGEIPNEDNETHEAFGVLDIKEVELNAGYSHSSVEKDKCSHIANFTISLSCFVDPFLQVYSKPLLEEITFGPYLDYGISNGKYQDSRTRIIFKRGRMIATMKAQMH, from the exons atgtctttcacaattgcaagaatctatgattatgaaggattggccaagtgcggcagtaatcatgtggtactaccaagattgtgcatgtgtgctagtaaagaaacttacctacaatgggaatactatatggagcatatatttgcttgtaacaatttttgggagatggaaaaattggagtttgccacaagggcattgtccttgaaattacggaagatagtcgatgattatcgtaatcctcattgggtgaaatttaatcggctacttttgacgtggagtgatttaaaggaggaattgaggcgcattcattctataacactgtcccaagatgaagctaactccaaaagtcctattcgttccaataagatggttaagtatgtaatcttccaagaggaggagtcaagttgtgaacaaaagagtgactcttcatcatgtgtaacttctcttacactaacagaagttcctaaacctccaaaaaaaagagaagatgagagaataaaagaactgagtgaaaaagaaaattataaggaagagagatacaaaattgggtggagtaagggagtgcaaaatggtaactcaagagaggaaaaaggaaagtttcagttgagaaaagcgagtgagttgtcacaagaaaagaatggagataaaaacaaaagcaagagtgaaaagaatgagagtgaaggcagagatgttagaacaaaaagtgttttgttacaagaattgagagaatcaaaagagagcttaagtgagaatggttcttgtttatcttctaacctccttactctttgtctttctagtgtttttgaatctacattgcaggtttcggaacaagcgcccatgcggtctttagaacagcaaagaaaagagataaagaccttatgttgccaagaagattctgcaaaattttcaagtgctacatcacatgtagaccaaggtagaggatcctttaaggaagcaacttgtggtaaaatggctaaacctaatactttatgtgctttaaaagccattgaatgtgaaggaattgtaggtaagagttgtgataattcaatttttgaatctgttgtttcatcacctatggatgagagttattctccttgtttaggtcattctttatttgactctagtgatgcagttgttgatgagaactcattcatgtctaatgtgcactatgctagtaatcttttagttgtagcaatggaaggggatatgactaatctcattagtcaaggttttaaattgtgtgataacccattgtgggatgataataaagatgagtttgcagtttatttttgtccactttgggataccaatgaaggaagaaaagatggtgaaattcccaatgaagataatgagacacatgaagcttttggtgtcttagatattaaggaagttgagctaaatgcaggatatagtcactcaagtgtggaaaaggataagtgctcacacattgctaatttcacaatatctttatcttgtttcgtcgatccttttttgcaggtttattccaagccacttcttgaggaaattacttttggtccatatcttgattatggtatatctaatg gaaaatatcaagattcaaggacgagaataatctttaagagaggaagaatgatagcaaccatgaaGGCGCAAAtgcattaa